Genomic window (Planctomycetota bacterium):
GTAGCGTTCGAAGACGTCGCGGCGTTCACCCTCACGCTTCATGCGTTGGCGGCGGCGGATGTACGCCCCGAGCTTTCGGCCGCACTCCTTGAGCGCGAGCGTCATCTCCTTGCGGATCTCGTCGTAGTCGGCGATGGCTTCCTTGCTCTCGCTCGTGAAGGGCACCCAGACGCTGGCCATGTGGATCATGACGACGAGCGGGCCGACGGGGGCGCCGCCGCGGGGCTGGGAGAGGCCGTAGTTCTTCCAGCCGGTCTCGACGACGCTCTTGAACGCGCAGCACGCGGACTGCTGATAGAGCAACGGCACGCGGTTCGCGAAGCGGATGATGCGTGCCTGCTGATCGCCGGGCAGGTCGCCGCCGTACGCGATCGCAGCCTCGATCTGGAACGGGTTGCCGCGGTACACGGCAGGGCTTCGGGTGCTGGCCGTGTA
Coding sequences:
- a CDS encoding DNA topoisomerase VI subunit B, whose product is YTASTRSPAVYRGNPFQIEAAIAYGGDLPGDQQARIIRFANRVPLLYQQSACCAFKSVVETGWKNYGLSQPRGGAPVGPLVVMIHMASVWVPFTSESKEAIADYDEIRKEMTLALKECGRKLGAYIRRRQRMKREGERRDVFERYIGEIAKSCTALTGVDTAELYESLMKQAKRRTEIADAKLDEEGKFIKDDDGRLAKDDDVIIVRDGQIANPKDEPESEAEAKPAKRSTPASGKKTAKKKVVKKVKKKRSPAKAGLFEG